DNA from Brachionichthys hirsutus isolate HB-005 chromosome 3, CSIRO-AGI_Bhir_v1, whole genome shotgun sequence:
TCAGATTTTGAACATATTTTAGATTCTCATATTGAAGTATCTTTGATGAAAACCAATTCTTGACCCATCGCCATGGAAGACGGGGAACATTTGGAATATGTTGCCAGGTTACCTGAATGGTTTACTCGGATTAACATGGCTGATGAAGTTGAGGTAGCTTTATTTCATCAAGCCGCTTTTGAAGCTGTGCGTTGGTTGGCAGCTCAGTCCGCCCAGAAGAGCAACCTGTTGGCTAATGGGTGCCAGTTGTTGGAAATGTCGGCTGAAGCCTTGTGTCGGTCCCGGCAGCTCCGCCCTGCCTGGATGTAGGAAAATATGCTGTTTGCGTTGGCCAGCTCTGTTTTGCATTTAGAGTGAGCATCGGTGTACAAACGCCTCCTCTCGCCAACGGCCGTGTTAAAAGTGACAAACGTCTCTGTTCAAAGATGAACATGCCGGGCTGGGGCGTGGCACACATCTTATTAATCAATATTTGATGAATAGGTGAGTCTGTATGCTTGTAGTTGATTCACGAGCAATGAACAAGATAGGAATCAAAAGCCGTGTTAACTTTTAACAGAATAAATCCACAATGTAGCAGCACTGATGTTCAATTCAATGAAAGTCATTTTCTGGAATCGTCTGaaatttcatttcttttcaaaatgtTCATGTAGTTTAAAACCTTTTCTAAATAAGACACATCCCCTACATTTTTCATGCAgatattaaaaacattatttttccttGCCACATGCAATTTGATTAATTCTTAAAAACAATAGAGAGCTCAAGTTGCAACTGATTTTGTGTTTCATTATTCAGTCACTATTCTTTCAAGACTTTTCTACTGACAcccttcttctctctgtctgtgcagtGCTGTGTGCTGATAGAGTGGGCCAGATGACGAAGACCTACAGTGACATTGACGCTGTAACTCGACTACTGGAAGAGGTGAGACTGCCACGTCAGCTGAAGCTGTAAAGCATAGAGGACTGGAGGGCCCCATTCTGACAGTCTGAACACGGATCGCATCATGAGGTGTCTGACAGAGGAAGTTTAATGGAGACGCATCATGAAATGACTTTCTGCAACTGATATTCAAATAGAGCTCATCCACCAGCAAACAGGATCGTACAGCATTATCACCTGCGTCGGGGCGggggttctggatggatctggatgaaatgttcagggaATGTATTATTTAAGTCTGTAACGGCTTCAGCCATGTTGCTATGAGAACACCAGTACCTCATCTCTGTTTGCAGAAAGAGCGTGATTTGGAGTTAGCGGCTCGAATCGGACAGTCACTGCTGAAGAAGAACAAAGCCCTCAGTGAGAGGAATGAACTCCTGGAGGAGCAAGCGGAGCACGTGCGAGAGGAGGTACGTGACGACGCTGTGTCTGTGGTTGGTGCCGTTTAGATGTGACGCTGTGTTCTTGTTTCTTTGGACATGTGAAGTCATTCTCGTGGTCTCGGTGGGACGTTTTGTTTCCCCTTCAGTTGTCTCAGTTGAGACACGACCTGTCCATGAAAGACGAGCTGTTGCAGTTCTACACCAACGCTGCTGAGGAAAGTGAGGGGGAGTCCACCACCTCGACCCCGTAGGTCTCCTCCCTTTGCACATCATTCTGCATCAATTATGATGCAGTGCAGCTTCACGTTTGTCCATGCATCTTCTAAGCTGCTCGCCTCCTCAGGGTtcataagctttttttttttggcagctaAATAATAAAACCTCCTTTTTAAAAAAGCTGCTTTCCCACCGACACTCTAATGGATCTCTCGTGATGTGTAAACGAGTTATAGATGAATACCGGTAATAAGTaggactgatgtgtgtgtttgcagtgcgCGTTCCACAGAAACCAGTGTGTCAGCTCTGCCTTTTTTCCCCCTGGACTCCCTGCAGAAGAAGCTCAAAGAtctggaagaagaaaacaaatcccTGCGGTCTGAGGTACTCGCTCACGAGCAGGCAAACGAGGGACGccatgttttgtgtgtttgcaaatTTATAATTGGCACTTTAAATCGCAATTTGCAAATGTTCCTAAAATAGAAAAGGAATGTGCTAATGAACATTATCAGACTCGGAACACTGATGGTCAAAAATGTTTTACTATGTATTTACATGGTTTCTGCTTCGACTAAATGTCTGTTCAATTCAACTTATTGGACTTTGCTTTTGATATAATGCCTTACAGTGGGAGCGCAGCCTTCTCATGCCCATATGTTTCATAATGTTTACAGTATTTAGTATTGAGCTGATGGTTTGGTTCTTCAGGCCAGTCACTTGGAGACAGAAACCATCTCCTACGAGGAAAAAGAGCAGCAGCTGGTGAATGACTGCGTCAAAGAACTGCGTGAGTACCGAGCTGACTGGGATATGTGATGTCATacctgtctctcgctctctgaacGCACAGCAGCCTTTTTCCTCTGTCTTTAATGAAAACGTGTCGCTGCTTCCAGGTAATTCCAACCTGCAGATTTCCTCTTTGTCTGAGGAGCTGGCCAGGAAGAGCGACGATGCCTCCAGACAGCAGGAGGAGATCACGCACCTCCTCTCCCAGATAGTAGACCTCCAGAAGAAGGCCAAGCTGGTACAAGACACCCGCTGCCATCGCTCCTACTTATGTGAAATGTCTACtgtgcagcagaaacacggtGTTTGTCTGCTGTGTTTGTAGCATGCAGTGGAGAATGAGGAGCTGACTCAGCATTTATGTGCAGCCAAGGATGCCCAGCGACAGCTCACTGCTGAGGTTAGACAATCCACAACCTGCGTGCCATGGACTTTGTCATTTTCCGCTGTGCTGGCTTTCACCAACAACAGTGTTGCTAGGGAAGAAGACATTGGATCAGCCCCTGTGACTCAGTATTAGGGGCATACTGCTATGGGTCACTTCATGTGCCTAGAACTTTACAAGCACTGTAATAATATATCGACATACTTTAATATGctaatatatgtttttttgaCACAGTGTCATTTTCTTTGAAAAACTCAACAATGATTTTCAGATACTGGTAGTTAAGTTTTATGCTTCATTTTTATAATGCGTCATTGACAAATGTTGTTGGACATAAAgcttttatatataattttcatCTTTGATAGGTTACTAGGGTTAGATTTTTGTCCTGTAATGGTTTATctctgttgaataaagtcaactggacgtGTAAGAAAAGTTTGAAGAGTCCGGTTGACACAGAGATCTGCCGTGACCTGGATGACAGAGTCTCCACAACGCCTAGGCTGGTTTGTGTATTGTAGATTTGAGGATTTATTGTAGACAGTTTTCCAaaaagttgatttaaaaaacaaaatctaagtGACCTCGCTGTCATTATCACAATATGTTGAATTGTGATTATATATCATAGCAGCAGGTTTTActtctttgatgatgatgaatatatctattagatagaatgttggagtacaagtacagtcacgcagtagcatgtattacagtataaatacagtcaaacatcctgtctaagaggagcatttcaaaaaagcccttgcggtcttgtttccgttgaaagtccttagtacataaatcatcgacatttaacaatacaaataaaaataaaaccaatattaaattactcaattgatgcaaaataacaataaaataaaaaaatgacaccACTTTCTCTTCTTGTCCTCCAGCTGCGGGAGCTGCAAGATAAGTACGCAGAGTGTATGGAGATGCTTCATGAGGctcaggaggagctgaagaaccTGAGAAATAAAACCCTACCTCTCAGCACACAGAGGCGTTTCCATTCTCTGGGTCTTTTCCCAATGGTGAGCGCATCATCGTGAGCGGATCGCAGATGATCCATGGTCCCAGCATTTCCAGCATCACTTCACATTTCTCCTTCTTCTGCAGGATTCTCTGGCTGCAGAGATAGAAGGCACCATGAGGAAGGAGCTCCAAATGGATGATCCAGATGTGGAAGAGCAGAGGTATGAAGCTTTAAACAAATCATATGCAGAAGGTTCTTTATGATTCTCTCCAACATAATAGTGAAATGGTTCAGGTTGGATGCattgaaatgatttttaaaaagtttttCCCACGTTTGTTCAGATTGCAGCCAAAGCGAGTGTTCCAGACGGTAAAAAACCTGAACCTAATGCGTCAGCAGCGTTCCTCACTGGGCCCCTCCCCCCTCAACATCCCAGGATCCAATCAAACGTCATGCCTCACCTCAGGGCGCTCGAGCAGAGTGGGCACACCCTGCTCCAGCTCTGTATATGGCAGTGTGATGGGGAGTGGGATCTTCCTGGACAACAGGACTAGCGGCATCATGGCATCAGACGATGGGTACGGATGCGTCTCATGTCTTACATTTTTAGTTTGGTGTTTGTCTGAATttcagtaatttattttttattattttcatcaatCAGTAGATGCAACTagctgtcctgtgtgtgtgtctggtttgTGGTGTGATCAGTAACTGGTTACCTGCAGCCTAGATTTTAGGTTTTAGTCATACTCTGGTTTTTTTGCCAGTGTCACTCTGACAAGACAAGGACCAACCGAAAATCACAAACTAGCAGAGAAGGAATTGAACATTTTCAGTGACACCCATCAATTTTCAACTTTGTGCTTCGTTACAGCTCAGAGGATTCCAACAAGCGACCTCCTGGCACTCCGGGGACCCCCGGCAGCAGGGACCTAGAGGCGGCCCTGCGGCGCCTGTCTCTCCGCCGTGACAATTACCTCTCAGAAAAACGCTTCtttgaggaggagagggagaggaagctgGCTTGCCTTGTGAGCGAGGATGAAAAAGGTTGCAGGTGGAGTAGCGGAAGCCCAGGAACACCGACTGAGAGTCTGCTGTCGCTGTGCTCACATCCCTCCCTGGGAAGCGTCTGGTCGGGATATACATTCACATCGAGATCCTACCTGCCAGAGAAGCTGCAAATTGTAAAGCCCCTAGAAGGTGAATATTCCTCACAGACACAAGTCCGCCGATCGTCAGAATGCCGAGAACACTGAAAATGTTCAACAGAATTCCAGCCAGACACATTCTAATTAAATTCTTCTACATAGTCAGACAAGTGAGACCCAATCACAGAACCCCTGCAGGAACCCTCCTGAGCCAGCACAAGAATCAGGATGTGATTATTCATAAGCAAAGTCCATCCAGAATCTGGCTCAGCGCTTCAGAGGATGGTGCAGAGGCCCTACAGCAGAGCTCAGAGCTGGCTTCAGTCGTAGGGAGGCAGTTTGATTCTGCTGCACTCCTTTTACTTCAGACATGCACAACCTCGCTGCTGGTTTGAAGTATAGATGACGTGACAGTCTGCTGTATGTTCCTGATAACATATTAACAGCCCCAACAGATATTAAAATTCACGTATCAACCATTAGATCAAATCGCTTAACCCATAGCTTAACATTAAAGTTTTGGCCAATAACCTGAAggtatttttaaaatgtgtgaccTCCAGGTTGACCCTTCCAAGATGTTTTACTTCCTTGTGGCACCACCTAGTGTTGAACACTTGACCGTGTTTTGGCATGTCTTGTTTTCAAAGTCAgaagttcatttattttgtggTAGATTTATTTGCATGACGGCACCTTCATTAATTGTTacatatttctatttaaaaacatatattgtGGATTTTGAGATTATTCCTTATTGTGAATGTCAGTGTTTATTCTACTTTAATACCATAACATAGGAATGTCCATTGCTTatattcttttttcctttcatgaCTTTTTTCTCTTGTCTTCAGCCTTCAGTTTTCTCTTCAATAAAACCACACAAATTTCTcacctttctttctctcattcttTTTGTGTTCTTGAGTTCTGACATCTTTCTGCATTTCTAGACCACCATTAAagtcacaaataaaatacattctatGAACATCCACTttttacacatttgtttttataaataaaataaaatatatgtaagTTTCATTTATAGTTCTAAGGGAAATGTATCAATTTGATGAAATGCTTTCATGTGACAGAGCAGCAGACGTGATGAGGTAACATTTTCTGACCTTTCTTCCAGGCTCTGCGACCCTCCATGCATGGCAGCAGTTAGCTCAACCCCACATGGGTGCTCTGCTGGATCATCGGCCTGGCGTGGTCACAAAGGGCTTCCGTTCCTTAATGGACGAGCAGCAACAAGAAGACAGCTGGCAACTGGACCAACCAGAGGAGGATGAGCTTTCATGTGACTCGTTCACTGGCCTGTTAGCAGGGAGTTCTGTTCCCAAGGATCCGGCTCGCTCTACCTCTCTGCCTTCTGTCTGCTGCAATC
Protein-coding regions in this window:
- the LOC137917844 gene encoding trafficking kinesin-binding protein 1-like; its protein translation is MELAAAGTGGELSNQTEEDEEYDRPANYGTMEQDEDDDEEEEEEEEVVEYVCLSGHGSTEQADEEEMDEEQQVLCEVLCADRVGQMTKTYSDIDAVTRLLEEKERDLELAARIGQSLLKKNKALSERNELLEEQAEHVREELSQLRHDLSMKDELLQFYTNAAEESEGESTTSTPARSTETSVSALPFFPLDSLQKKLKDLEEENKSLRSEASHLETETISYEEKEQQLVNDCVKELRNSNLQISSLSEELARKSDDASRQQEEITHLLSQIVDLQKKAKLHAVENEELTQHLCAAKDAQRQLTAELRELQDKYAECMEMLHEAQEELKNLRNKTLPLSTQRRFHSLGLFPMDSLAAEIEGTMRKELQMDDPDVEEQRLQPKRVFQTVKNLNLMRQQRSSLGPSPLNIPGSNQTSCLTSGRSSRVGTPCSSSVYGSVMGSGIFLDNRTSGIMASDDGSEDSNKRPPGTPGTPGSRDLEAALRRLSLRRDNYLSEKRFFEEERERKLACLVSEDEKGCRWSSGSPGTPTESLLSLCSHPSLGSVWSGYTFTSRSYLPEKLQIVKPLEGSATLHAWQQLAQPHMGALLDHRPGVVTKGFRSLMDEQQQEDSWQLDQPEEDELSCDSFTGLLAGSSVPKDPARSTSLPSVCCNQKGDDDNGQTDTLQGEMCKAGEPDQLEDGHVANTLLSFSRPSPSSSLLHSSSEMKGLVDLKELQALHTATMGCMPVSFPGKCMSHTSSTYTFTTCRILHPSDQLTSVSHSPVASIQNIACIGTSTPISTPIPFSAPSTPSFTPCCTPRRLSLSLSLAESSTNLRDSTKTTSTSLGLVRLLLEHGISASVYDPRSWDRGLDASGASTPMGGESTQWSSGEQEEVEPPPMKKRPETLNLQPSTPPNSPLSKCATTRPVFQFSPSSDDAPFHDAFLASKPARTILREVLGEAERERGGRKDDDSQTEMLKLRLVDKLKCFPTLPPHAASGSPGSTLLAPFGSTGLGNSALGGGLPGLNVGLRRNRSYPAMVGASMAMKDPGGPPGTEILVPHSMQTQQANHTLVTKATHIPQTLQALETVPPQTIILRHARPNSGLRNSTSNGQQDSEMIGDV